Proteins encoded by one window of Agelaius phoeniceus isolate bAgePho1 chromosome 3, bAgePho1.hap1, whole genome shotgun sequence:
- the SNRPB2 gene encoding U2 small nuclear ribonucleoprotein B'' produces MDIRPNHTIYINNINDKIKKEELKRSLYALFSQFGHVVDIVALKTMKMRGQAFVIFKELGSSTNALRQLQGFPFYGKPMRIQYAKTDSDIISKMRGTFADKEKRKEKKKAKTLEQSANAPNKKVTQGATQNSASASGTTPQNQVPDNPPNYILFLNNLPEETNEMMLSMLFNQFPGFKEVRLVPGRHDIAFVEFENENQAGAARDALQGFKITPSHAMKITYAKK; encoded by the exons ATGGACATCAGGCCGAACCACACCATCTACATCAACAACATCAATGACAAGATCAAGAAGGAAG AGCTGAAGAGGTCCCTGTACGCGTTGTTCTCACAGTTTGGTCATGTGGTCGACATTGTGGCTTTAAAAACTATGAAGATGAGAGGACAGGCATTTGTTATATTTAAAGAACTTGGATCATCTACCAATGCTTTGAGACAGCTACAAGGCTTTCCGTTTTATGGGAAACCAATG cgTATTCAGTATGCAAAAACAGACTCTGATATAATCTCTAAAATGCGTGGGACATTTGCtgataaggaaaaaagaaaggaaaagaagaaagctaAAACTCTGGAACAGTCAGCAAATGCACCAAATAAAAAGGTTACCCAG GGGGCAACACAGAATTCAGCCAGTGCCTCAGGGACTACACCACAGAATCAG GTGCCTGATAACCCGCCAAACTATATCCTTTTCCTTAATAATTTGCCTGAGGAAACAAATGAGATGATGCTGTCCATGTTATTTAATCA GTTTCCCGGATTCAAAGAAGTACGCTTAGTGCCAGGGCGCCATGACATCGCATTTGTGGAGTTTGAAAATGAGAACCAAGCAGGGGCTGCTCGAGACGCTC